In Oryza brachyantha chromosome 1, ObraRS2, whole genome shotgun sequence, the following are encoded in one genomic region:
- the LOC102701950 gene encoding homeobox-DDT domain protein RLT2-like, with protein sequence MDDGDGAAGKAPEEAEAPAAAAAPTSPPVPPAAGAAAGPVSAGSAGASGSSEKPVKRMMKSPYQLEVLEKTYAVEQYPSETLRAELSAKIGLSDRQLQMWFCHRRLKDRKPPTKRQRREEEAAAGPLMAPPPVLPPPTLPLASGELLISGSSPYDEPPPMPPVHSRRGAGRSSAVPRLSAPDIGRRYYEPLPVMLPPPVSSMQLTTSELRVIHSVESQLGEPLREDGPVLGVEFDPLPPGSFGAPIVPEQPKQPVRSYDTKIYSRHDSNLLKASAFFPSVEHPFVPNSIGGKRKLMVGNPPVHPHAGSRAVHEYQFLPEQPSDRYEGSSRSRYYDTPVEASNSRMSSHTPGSQLLHGSEEAALGYPFQGQISGSGLLPQSGRPEVLPAVPTDYEMIQSNSNLNSVPVEGQYGISQVAGFENSLLPSERRAYHDEDGSRVDRKRKHNEEAKIAKEVEAHEKRIRKELEKQDMMKRKREEQMRKEMERHDRERRKEEERLLRERQREQERFQREQRREHERMEKFMQKQSRRAEKQRQKEELRKEKEAARQKAANERATARRIAREYMELVEDERLELMELAAQSKGLPSMLYLDSDTLQQLDSFRGMLSPFPPEVVRLKVPFSIKPWTVSEDNVGNLLMVWKFSITFADFLGLSSVTLDEFIQSLHDYDSRFLGELHIALLKSIIKDIEDVSRTPSVALGVNPGGGHPQIVEGAYAWGFNIRSWQRHLNVLTWPEILRQLALSAGLGPQLKKRDAEDVYSRDDNEGHDGKIVISTLRNGSAAVNAAALMKERGYTNRRRSRHRLTPGTVKFAAFHVLSLEGSKGLTILEVAERIQESGLRDLTTSKTPEASISAALSRDTKLFERTAPSTYCVKSPYRKDPADSEIVLSSAREKIRAFHNVLSDSDAEKEADDAERDEDSECDDADDDPDGDDVNIDVGDGKDPLIGVKEQDGVPIMTAVNSTQRVEERVGTLTQPSAFTKSGKVDPNPSLDTSSDSPARETSDYHEIAPSDAEDQEIDESNQGESWVQGLAEGDYCDLSVEERLNALVALVGIANEGNSIRAVLEERLESANALKKQMWAEAQHDKRRTKEEFASRVQYNSNMNLKADVNQENGTESTTTPCRNVDKDNDGNAGVVNNNNEIIDHNSNAVNTSYERNGSGQDITATADTLSVQQYAYADKTRSQLRSYIGHRAEQLFVYRSLPLGQDRRRNRYWQCSTSASPNDPGSGRIFFESRDGYWRVLDSEEAFDSLVASLDTRGSREAQLHSMLQRIESTFKEAIKRKNGAVVEQSAGRYLKNGAMEMIRASSRSEFGSPSSSLSGVTSDSAMAFSDSFKIELGRNDVEKTAISKRADGFIRWMWRECNDLKLTCAMKCGKKRCSELIHSCNYCYQIYLIEERHCSSCHMIFKSIHNFSDHTSQCEEKRRTDHNWKMQTADHSVPVGMRLLKLQLSTIEASIPPEAIQPFWTDGYRKSWGVKLHSTASLEEIFQMLTLLEGAIKRDYLSSDFETTNELLNINTQDTASQNHVGLSGSGASLPWLPATTAAIALRTLDLDSAVSYIQNQKMERDGGDFMKAPSRFAVVKNAQELEPLEATGFDLYDGRLAAGSGRRGRGRGSRGGGSRGGRGRSRGGRVPRGISSSSRIGFKDENESSRKNARRGRTTRGRRRGRRTVRPRQPSEGRGRSIPKENLLGSFSMLSNAKPATVEESPRSSGADEWGLENRRPYIEGDENSSGSQLDQSEDNEENSQPMDEEYDEQVPNFSRGYSSGSRPHGMIDDESEEEDEDAEGDDDGEEDDVDHAVDDVDAEMDDDDDIGDDGEDGGDGAEANADEDNGASSYSSEYSD encoded by the exons ATGGACGAcggggacggcgcggcggggaaggcgccggaggaggcggaggccccggccgccgcggctgcgCCGACGTCCCCGCCGGTGCCTCCCGCCGCAGGGGCCGCGGCGGGTCCTGTGTCAGCGGGCAGCGCGGGCGCGTCTGGTTCTTCGGAGAAGCCCGTGAAGCGGATGATGAAGAGCCCCTACCAGCTCGAGGTCCTCGAGAAGACGTATGCAG TGGAGCAGTACCCGTCGGAGACGCTGCGGGCGGAGCTGTCCGCGAAGATAGGCTTGTCGGACAGGCAGCTGCAAATGTGGTTCTGCCACCGGCGGCTCAAGGACCGGAAGCCTCCCACAAAACGGCAACGAAGGGAGGAAGAGGCTGCAGCGGGGCCATTGATGGCACCTCCACCAGTGTTGCCGCCCCCAACACTTCCGCTGGCAAGCGGTGAGCTACTGATCAGCGGTAGCAGCCCATATGATGAGCCACCGCCGATGCCTCCTGTTCATTCGCGAAGGGGTGCAGGGCGGTCCTCAGCTGTGCCCAGGTTATCTGCGCCAGATATTGGGCGGAGGTATTATGAGCCTCTGCCAGTAATGCTACCACCACCAGTATCATCGATGCAGCTCACAACATCTGAGCTCCGGGTGATTCATTCCGTGGAGTCACAACTTGGGGAGCCACTGAGGGAGGATGGGCCAGTGCTTGGAGTTGAATTTGATCCACTTCCTCCTGGCTCCTTCGGCGCACCAATAG TTCCAGAGCAACCAAAGCAGCCTGTGCGATCTTATGATACAAAGATATATTCTAGGCATGATTCAAATCTCTTAAAG GCCTCAGCTTTCTTCCCCAGTGTGGAACACCCATTTGTTCCAAATTCGATTGGTGGGAAGAGAAAGTTAATGGTTGGTAATCCACCGGTTCACCCTCATGCTGGATCACGGGCAGTCCATGAGTATCAATTTCTTCCTGAGCAGCCAAGTGATAGGTATGAGGGATCAAGCAGATCTCGTTATTATGACACTCCTGTTGAAGCATCGAATTCGAGGATGTCATCACACACCCCAGGATCTCAGCTTCTTCATGGATCTGAGGAGGCAGCACTTGGTTATCCTTTCCAAGGTCAAATATCTGGTTCTGGCCTTTTACCTCAATCAGGCAGGCCTGAGGTGCTTCCAGCTGTACCAACAGATTATGAGATGATTCAGTCTAATAGCAACCTTAATTCTGTTCCAGTTGAAGGCCAGTATGGTATTTCTCAGGTTGCTGGATTTGAAAACTCACTTCTACCATCTGAAAGAAGAGCCTATCATGACGAAGATGGTTCTCGAGTGGATAGAAAGCGAAAA CACAACGAGGAAGCAAAAATTGCAAAGGAAGTTGAAGCTCATGAAAAACGAATTAGAAAGGAGCTTGAAAAACAGGACATGATGAAGAGAAAG agagaggaacagaTGCGCAAGGAGATGGAGAGACATGATcgtgaaagaagaaaagaagaagagagattgCTGCGTGAGAGGCAGAGAGAACAAGAGAGGTTCCAAAGAGAGCAAAGGCGTGAACATGAGCGTATGGAGAAGTTTATGCAGAAACAGTCTAGACGA GCAGAGAAGCAGAGGCAAAAGGAGGAGCTCCGGAAGGAGAAAGAGGCTGCAAGGCAAAAGGCTGCCAACGAAAGAGCCACAGCACGCAGAATTGCACGGGAATACATGGAACTTGTGGAAGATGAGCGTTTGGAACTAATGGAATTGGCAGCACAAAGCAAAGGGTTGCCATCCATGCTTTATCTTGACAGTGACACGCTGCAGCAGCTTGATTCATTTAGAg GCATGTTGAGTCCATTTCCCCCTGAAGTGGTGAGACTGAAGGTGCCATTTTCGATAAAGCCTTGGACAGTATCTGAGGATAATGTTGGAAATCTTTTGATG GTGTGGAAATTCTCTATTACTTTTGCTGATTTTCTTGGGCTTTCTTCAGTTACACTTGATGAGTTTATTCAGTCTCTCCATGATtac GATTCAAGGTTTTTGGGGGAACTGCACATTGCTCTGCTGAAATCCATCATAAAGGACATTGAAGATGTCTCCCGAACTCCATCAGTTGCATTGGGGGTGAATCCAGGAGGTGGTCATCCACAAATTGTTGAAGGG GCATATGCTTGGGGGTTCAATATACGAAGCTGGCAACGCCACCTGAATGTTCTTACTTGGCCTGAAATATTACGACAATTGGCTTTATCTGCTGGTTTGGGGCCTCAGTTAAAGAAAAGGGACGCTGAAGATGTTTATTCTCGAGATGACAATGAG GGTCATGATGGTAAGATCGTCATATCCACGCTCCGAAATGGTTCAGCGGCTGTGAATGCTGCTGCTTTGATGAAAGAAAGAGGCTACACCAATCGCCGTAGATCTCGGCACCGTCTTACTCCTGGAACCGTAAAATTTGCTGCTTTCCATGTGTTATCCCTTGAAGGAAGTAAAGGTCTCACAATATTAGAAGTTGCAGAAAGAATCCAG gAATCTGGATTGAGAGACCTCACAACGAGCAAGACACCTGAGGCGTCTATATCTGCTGCCTTGTCAAGGGATACAAAACTTTTTGAGCGAACTGCTCCTTCAACATACTGCGTCAAGTCCCCTTATAGAAAAGATCCAGCTGATTCTGAGATTGTGCTGTCATCAGCACGAGAAAAGATTAGGGCTTTTCATAATGTGCTTTCTGACTCTGATGCTGAAAAGGAGGCTGATGATGCTGAGAGGGATGAAGATTCTGAATGTGATGATGCTGATGATGATCCTGATGGTGATGATGTGAATATTGATGTGGGAGATGGCAAGGATCCCCTAATTGGTGTTAAAGAACAGGATGGAGTACCAATTATGACTGCAGTAAATAGCACACAGAGGGTAGAAGAAAGAGTGGGTACATTAACCCAACCAAGTGCTTTTACTAAATCTGGAAAAGTAGATCCCAATCCTTCTTTAGATACATCTAGTGATTCACCTGCCAGAGAGACGTCAGATTATCATGAAATAGCTCCTAGTGATGCTGAAGATCAGGAGATTGATGAAAGCAACCAAGGTGAATCTTGGGTCCAGGGATTAGCAGAAGGTGACTACTGTGACCTTAGTGTCGAAGAACGGCTCAATGCACTGGTCGCACTTGTTGGCATTGCCAATGAAGGGAACTCTATTCGAGCTGTGCTTGAG GAACGCTTGGAATCAGCAAATGCCTTAAAAAAGCAAATGTGGGCAGAGGCACAACATGATAAGAGACGTACCAAGGAAGAGTTTGCCAGCAGAGTGCAATATAATTCCAACATGAATTTGAAGGCTGATGTAAATCAAGAAAATGGTACTGAGAGTACTACAACTCCATGTCGTAATGTTGATAAAGATAATGATGGAAATGCTGGGGTtgtgaataataataatgagaTAATTGACCATAACAGCAATGCTGTTAACACATCTTATGAGAGGAATGGTTCAGGGCAGGACATAACTGCAACAGCAGATACTTTGTCGGTTCAGCAGTATGCTTATGCTGATAAAACACGCTCTCAGTTGAGATCGTACATTGGTCATAGAGCAGAGCAGCTCTTTGTTTATAGGTCACTGCCCCTAGGACAGGATCGGAGACGAAACCGATATTGGCAGTGTTCAACTTCTGCATCACCAAATGACCCTGGTTCAGGACGAATTTTTTTCGAATCCAGAGATGGATACTGGAGGGTTCTTGACTCAGAGGAG GCATTTGATTCTTTAGTAGCTTCCCTTGATACACGTGGCAGCAGGGAAGCACAGTTGCATTCAATGCTACAAAGGATCGAATCAACCTTTAAGGAGGCCATTAAGAGGAAAAATGGTGCAGTTGTAGAACAATCAGCTGGAAGGTATCTAAAGAATGGAGCTATGGAAATGATAAGGGCAAGTTCTCGTAGTGAGTTTGGAAGCCCAAGCAGTAGTCTTTCTGGTGTCACTTCTGATAGTGCCATGGCATTTTCAGATTCTTTCAAAATAGAGCTTGGGCGTAATGATGTTGAGAAGACTGCTATTTCAAAAAGGGCAGATGGCTTTATAAGATGGATGTGGAGGGAATGCAATGATCTCAAATTGACCTGTGCCATGAAGTGTGGCAAGAAAAGATGCTCTGAGTTGATTCATTCTTGTAACTACTGCTATCAGATTTATTTAATTGAAGAAAGGCACTGCTCTTCTTGCcacatgatttttaaatctattCACAATTTTTCTGACCACACATCACAATgcgaggagaagagaagaactGATCATAACTGGAAGATGCAAACTGCAGATCATTCTGTTCCTGTAGGAATGAGATTGCTCAAATTGCAGTTATCAACCATTGAG gcTTCTATTCCACCAGAAGCAATACAACCATTTTGGACTGATGGTTATCGAAAATCTTGGGGTGTAAAGTTGCACTCTACAGCTTCCTTGGAGGAAATATTCCAG ATGTTGACACTGCTGGAAGGTGCAATAAAACGGGACTACCTATCTTCAGATTTTGAAACAACAAACGAGTTGCTTAACATAAACACACAAGATACTGCATCCCAGAATCATGTTGGACTGTCTGGATCTGGTGCTTCACTTCCATGGCTTCCTGCCACTACTGCTGCAATCGCACTACGAACGTTAGACCTAGACTCAGCAGTCTCATAcatacaaaatcaaaagatggAGAGAGACGGTGGTGATTTCATG AAGGCTCCATCAAGGTTTGCAGTTGTTAAGAATGCACAAGAATTAGAGCCACTGGAAGCAACTGGTTTTGACTTGTATGATGGAAGGTTGGCTGCTGGTAGTGGCCGTCGGGGTCGTGGACGAGGAAGTAGAGGAGGAGGTAGCAGGGGAGGCAGAGGCCGAAGTCGAGGTGGGAGGGTCCCAAGAGGTATTAGTAGCTCATCTAGGATCGGATTTAAGGATGAAAATGAATCCTCAAGGAAGAACGCTCGTCGAGGGCGTACTACTCGTGGTCGCAGGCGAGGACGCCGAACTGTTAGGCCACGGCAACCATCTGAGGGCAGAGGCAGATCGATTCCCAAGGAAAATCTGTTGGGGAGCTTTAGCATGCTTAGCAATGCAAAACCTGCCACTGTTGAGGAGTCTCCAAGGAGCTCAGGTGCTGATGAGTGGGGCTTGGAGAACAGAAGGCCGTACATTGAAGGTGATGAGAACAGTTCTGGATCTCAGTTAGATCAATCAGAAGATAATGAGGAAAACAGCCAACCCATGGACGAGGAATATGATGAGCAGGTTCCAAATTTTTCTAGAGGCTATTCTAGTGGCTCCAGGCCCCATGGCATGATAGATGATGAAAGCGAAGAGGAGGATGAAGATGCTGAAGGTGATGATGACGGGGAGGAAGATGATGTGGACCATGCGGTTGATGATGTTGACGCTGAGATGGACGACGATGATGATATAGGTGATGATGGTGAAGATGGTGGTGATGGTGCAGAGGCGAATGCTGATGAAGATAATGGCGCTTCCTCGTATTCATCTGAGTACAGCGACTAA
- the LOC102716557 gene encoding protein DEHYDRATION-INDUCED 19 homolog 3, protein MDSEHWISSLAAAKRFYAAQLGHVDDMAGIGMEEVEMELEDDGVGMELELEMQLEEATWPDVACPYCYEDHDIASLCAHLEEDHPYEPHTAPCPICFEKIARDMLNHITVQHGYLFKSGRRTQRFVIPESQALSLLSRDLRDAQLQALLGGGHCHRRSNTTATNISSDPLLSSFGLGFSTLNPEELSKAPVPIPDDTSIRKDTPAQPWESSIDSSLTSEEREQKRKQATDRATFVQGLMLSTLFGDCA, encoded by the exons ATGGACTCGGAGCACTGGATCTcgagcctcgccgccgccaagcggTTCTACGCGGCGCAGCTCGGCCACGTAGACG ACATGGCGGGGATTGGaatggaggaggtggagatggAGCTGGAGGATGACGGTGTGGGaatggagctggagctggagatGCAGCTGGAGGAGGCGACGTGGCCGGACGTGGCTTGTCCGTACTGCTACGAGGACCACGACATCGCATCCCTCTGCGCCCACCTCGAGGAGGACCACCCCTACGAGCCCCACACCGCG CCTTGTCCTATCTGCTTCGAAAAGATTGCAAGAGATATGTTAAATCATATCACTGTGCAACATGGCTACTTATTCAAG AGTGGCCGCAGGACGCAGAGATTTGTTATTCCTGAGAGCCAAGCACTTTCTTTACTAAGCCGAGATCTGCGGGATGCTCAATTACAGGCACTTCTGGGAGGTGGTCATTGTCATAGAAGAAGCAACACTACTGCCACAAACATTTCTTCTGATCCTCTGCTTTCATCGTTTGGCCTGGGCTTCTCAACGTTGAATCCAGAGGAACTATCAAAAGCACCAGTTCCTATTCCAGATGATACATCAATTCGTAAGGATACTCCTGCTCAGCCATGGGAATCAAG TATTGACTCATCGCTCACAAGCGAGGAAAGGGAACAAAAGCGGAAACAAGCGACTGACAGAGCAACCTTTGTGCAAGGCCTGATGCTCTCCACTTTATTTGGAGACTGTGCTTAA